From Panicum hallii strain FIL2 chromosome 2, PHallii_v3.1, whole genome shotgun sequence, a single genomic window includes:
- the LOC112880359 gene encoding disease resistance protein TAO1-like, producing the protein MPKFEAWLDTDVVQGEGPIFPEVEELEIRACGSLTALPKAASVITESSGGVDTKFRSAFPALRNMTLRYLNMFDRWEAAEGTPGEEVTFPLLEDLEIIACPKLTGLPETPRLGKLAIEGGGQQISLQAASRCIPSLSSLRLDVSPDDTETTLLHVKQKWDHELPLAAMRLTRCDLLFSSHPDALALWTCFARLVDLTILNCDALVYWPENVFQVLVSLRRLSIWSCSKLTGHTQASDRQSAPEGGGLPPRLESLQISGCTSLVEVPNLPASLKTLEIAVCGDNLKSIIFGQHEYVMPVGGEGVVQPDTSSLIPGSSGSEATASTAVLKLSSAANHRSLPCLESLFIGCCFRLSEVANLPPSIKTLDIFGCGNLQSLLGKLDVVQKLNITSCRRLESLESCVGELRSLEELRLLHCRSLVSLPDGPQAYSSLRVLQIQDCDGIKLLPRSLRSRLDCLEEKHLDARYKETTWKRAIRTLACSK; encoded by the exons ATGCCAAAATTTGAGGCATGGCTGGACACAGATGTGGTACAAGGAGAAGGGCCAATATTTCCCGAGGTTGAGGAGCTGGAGATCCGCGCGTGTGGAAGTTTGACTGCACTACCAAAAGCAGCATCGGTGATTACGGAATCGTCTGGCGGAGTTGACACTAAGTTCCGCTCCGCATTTCCAGCATTGAGGAACATGACGTTAAGATATTTGAATATGTTTGATAGATGGGAGGCAGCCGAAGGAACTCCAGGAGAAGAGGTAACATTTCCTCTGCTGGAGGACTTGGAAATTATTGCCTGCCCGAAGTTGACTGGTCTCCCTGAAACACCCAGGCTAGGTAAATTAGCCATAGAAGGAGGTGGTCAACAAATATCCCTGCAGGCAGCTAGCAGATGCATTCCTTCGCTGTCCAGTCTGCGTCTGGATGTGTCACCCGATGACACGGAAACAACATTGCTGCATGTCAAGCAGAAATGGGATCATGAACTCCCCCTGGCAGCTATGAGGCTAACTAGGTGCGACCTTTTGTTCTCCTCCCACCCAGATGCACTAGCGTTGTGGACATGTTTTGCACGGCTTGTAGATTTGACAATTTTGAATTGCGACGCTCTTGTCTACTGGCCAGAAAACGTGTTCCAGGTCCTGGTATCCCTAAGGAGGTTATCGATTTGGAGCTGCAGCAAACTGACAGGACACACACAAGCTTCTGACAGGCAATCTGCTCCAGAAGGGGGTGGACTCCCGCCACGTCTGGAATCTCTACAGATAAGTGGTTGCACATCTTTGGTGGAGGTCCCCAACCTGCCGGCATCTCTCAAGACATTAGAAATTGCTGTATGCGGTGATAATCTCAAGTCCATCATATTCGGTCAGCATGAGTACGTGATGCCGGTGGGTGGAGAAGGTGTCGTACAGCCGGACACGTCATCATTAATTCCAGGGTCCAGCGGTAGTGAGGCCACGGCGTCTACAGCTGTACTGAAGCTGTCATCAGCAGCCAACCATCGCTCCCTTCCATGCCTAGAATCTCTATTTATAGGGTGTTGCTTTCGTTTGTCAGAGGTTGCCAATCTTCCTCCGTCTATCAAGACCTTGGACATTTTTGGCTGCGGCAACCTTCAATCCCTATTAGGAAAGCTAGATGTCGTCCAAAAATTAAATATTACCTCATGTAGACGGTTGGAGTCACTGGAATCTTGCGTAGGAGAGCTCCGATCTCTGGAAGAACTCAGGCTTCTTCATTGCAGAAGCCTGGTGTCCTTACCGGATGGGCCTCAAGCATACTCATCTCTTAGAGTTCTTCAGATTCAAGATTGTGATGGTATAAAGTTGCTTCCGCGGAGCCTACGGAGCCGTTTGGATTGCCTCGAGGAGAAACATCTAGATGCCCGTTACAAAG AAACGACTTGGAAACGTGCAATCAGGACGCTGGCGTGCTCGAAATAG